The proteins below come from a single Drosophila kikkawai strain 14028-0561.14 chromosome 3R, DkikHiC1v2, whole genome shotgun sequence genomic window:
- the LOC138928889 gene encoding uncharacterized protein, whose translation MEGANAKDDSRTAGGKLRWTLHMECLLIDVWQENIEHLRGPRKNSHVYMEMAQTLMEAGYDVSWKDIKTKLENLTRKCKQEKDKMGPSGGAPSAWQHFEALQAFLGSFHVHNLEQDTVDNENTTQYFSEEYLEDVQETSMSGSRRSGSLPPAKRAKVDQKSELVEIARERLEEQKTQTEILQRMADSQEKFQSELLQFLRESKQ comes from the exons atggaaGGCGCCAATGCAAAAG ATGATTCTAGAACCGCCGGTGGGAAGCTGAGATGGACCCTCCATATGGAGTGCCTGCTCATAGATGTATGGCAGGAAAATATTGAGCACTTGCGGGGACCGCGAAAAAATAGCCATGTGTATATGGAGATGGCCCAGACCTTGATGGAGGCTGGGTATGATGTATCTTGGAAGGACATTAAGACGAAGCTGGAGAACCTGACAAGGAAATGCAA ACAGGAAAAAGACAAAATGGGGCCAAGCGGTGGAGCTCCATCTGCCTGGCAGCATTTTGAGGCGCTGCAAGCGTTCCTCGGCTCGTTCCATGTCCATAACTTGGAGCAGGATACGGTGGACAACGAGA atACGACGCAGTACTTTTCGGAGGAATATCTGGAGGACGTGCAGGAGACAAGTATGAGCGGAAGTCGACGTTCCGGCAGTTTGCCTCCAGCAAAAAGAGCGAAAGTAGACCAGAAAAGCGAGCTGGTCGAGATTGCTCGAGAGAGGCTGGAGGAGCAGAAAACGCAAACGGAAATTCTGCAAAGAATGGCGGACAGCCAGGAGAAGTTCCAGTCGGAACTTCTCCAATTTCTGAGGGAGTCCAAGCAGTAA